The following proteins are co-located in the Dromaius novaehollandiae isolate bDroNov1 chromosome 10, bDroNov1.hap1, whole genome shotgun sequence genome:
- the CRABP1 gene encoding cellular retinoic acid-binding protein 1, which produces MPNFAGTWKMRSSENFDELLKALGVNAMLRKVAVAAASKPHVEIRQDGDQFYIKTSTTVRTTEINFKIGESFEEETVDGRKCRSLATWENENKIYCKQTLIEGDGPKTYWTRELANDELILTFGADDVVCTRIYVRE; this is translated from the exons ATGCCCAACTTCGCCGGCACTTGGAAGATGCGCAGCAGCGAGAACTTCGACGAGCTCCTCAAGGCGCTGG GTGTCAATGCCATGCTGAGGAAGGTGGCGGTGGCCGCCGCCTCCAAGCCCCACGTGGAGATCCGCCAGGACGGGGACCAGTTCTACATCAAGACTTCCACCACAGTCCGCACCACCGAGATCAACTTCAAAATCGGCGAGAGCTTCGAGGAGGAGACGGTGGACGGGCGAAAGTGCAGG AGTTTGGCCACTTGGGAGAATGAAAACAAGATCTACTGCAAACAAACTCTCATTGAGGGGGATGGCCCTAAAACATACTGGACTCGAGAATTAGCTAATGATGAGCTGATTTTG aCCTTTGGTGCTGATGATGTTGTGTGCACAAGAATTTATGTAAGAGAGTAA